A section of the Equus caballus isolate H_3958 breed thoroughbred chromosome 21, TB-T2T, whole genome shotgun sequence genome encodes:
- the TAS2R1 gene encoding taste receptor type 2 member 1 — protein MLETYLFVYLLSAVIQLLVGVLANGIIVVVNGTGLIKQRKMIPLDLLLSCLAISRICLQLVIFCINLNVLSLTEFTIFPDNFAIFTFVNELGLWFAAWLSVFYCAKIACIAHPLFFWLKMRIAKLVPWLIFGSLLYASIISVLHSKHTRILFQKIWLDLFSNNTTAQIRELSVLQRSFLVIEFSLPFLIFLFSTLLLIFFLGRHTWQMRNTVTGTRNASMRIHISALLSILSFLVLYLAYYVMPALFFSQIFKLRNPIFLFCLFVVGSYPGGHSVILILGNPKLKQNVKKTLLHSKYCQ, from the coding sequence atgcTTGAGACTTACctttttgtctatcttctttctGCAGTAATTCAATTGCTCGTTGGAGTTTTAGCAAATGGCATCATTGTGGTTGTGAATGGCACTGGCTTGATCAAGCAGAGAAAGATGATTCCATTGGACCTCCTTCTTTCCTGCCTGGCGATTTCTAGAATTTGTCTGCAGTTGGTCATCTTCTGCATTAATCTGAATGTTCTCTCCTTGACTGAATTTACTATATTTCCGGACAATTTTGCAATTTTCACGTTTGTAAATGAATTGGGACTTTGGTTTGCCGCATGGCTCAGCGTTTTCTACTGTGCCAAGATTGCCTGCATCGCTCACCCACTCTTCTTCTGGTTGAAGATGAGGATAGCCAAGTTGGTGCCATGGCTGATCTTCGGGTCCCTGCTATATGCATCGATCATTTCTGTTTTGCATAGCAAACATACACGGATTCTGTTCCAAAAAATCTGGTTGGACCTTTTCTCCAATAACACAACAGCTCAAATCAGAGAACTATCTGTTTTACAGCGTTCCTTTCTTGTCATTGAGTTCTCATTACCGtttcttatcttccttttttctactCTGCTCTTGATATTTTTCCTGGGGAGACACACCTGGCAGATGAGAAACACAGTGACAGGCACCAGGAACGCTAGCATGCGTATCCACATCAGTGCACTTCTGTCCATCCTGTCCTTCCTGGTCCTCTACCTCGCCTACTATGTGAtgcctgctttgttcttttctcaaatttttaagCTCAGGAACCCCATCTTTCTATTCTGCCTCTTTGTGGTTGGATCATACCCCGGTGGACACTCTGTTATCTTAATTTTAGGAAATCCTAAACTGAAACAAAATGTGAAGAAGACCCTCCTTCACAGTAAGTACTGTCAGTGA